A region of Massilia sp. WG5 DNA encodes the following proteins:
- a CDS encoding polysaccharide deacetylase family protein — MAPPLLVLKIDVDTYRGTLEGVPNLVRMLTRHAAGATFLFSLGPDHTGWAMRRALRPGFFQKVSRTSVVEHYGFKTLMYGVLLPGPDIGSKGAAEMRAAHDAGFECGIHTWDHVRWQDNVRGKDAAWTDGMMKKSEQRYAQVFGEAPHTHGAAGWQMNAHAFARHDAQGYAYASDGRAVLKDDGALQDPQAGPYRFTGMRHIQMPTTLPTLDELLGREVGGVELTTGNIAAHLLKLTAENRRDHVYTLHAELEGQKLAPIFEQLLSGWKAQGYQLASMADYYEKIKHDPLPAFPVQWGELPGRSGELIVLDTKI; from the coding sequence TTGGCTCCTCCTCTGCTTGTCCTGAAAATCGACGTCGATACCTACCGCGGCACGCTGGAAGGCGTGCCCAACCTGGTGCGCATGCTGACCCGCCATGCGGCCGGCGCGACCTTCCTGTTCTCGCTCGGTCCCGACCATACCGGCTGGGCGATGCGGCGCGCGCTGCGCCCGGGGTTTTTCCAGAAGGTTTCGCGCACCTCGGTGGTCGAGCACTACGGCTTCAAGACCCTGATGTACGGCGTGCTGCTGCCCGGTCCGGACATCGGCTCGAAGGGCGCCGCCGAGATGCGCGCCGCCCACGACGCCGGCTTCGAATGCGGCATCCATACCTGGGACCACGTGCGCTGGCAGGACAATGTCCGCGGCAAGGACGCCGCCTGGACCGACGGCATGATGAAGAAGAGCGAGCAGCGCTACGCCCAGGTCTTCGGCGAAGCCCCGCACACCCACGGCGCAGCCGGCTGGCAGATGAACGCGCATGCGTTTGCGCGCCACGATGCGCAGGGCTACGCCTATGCCTCGGACGGGCGCGCGGTACTGAAGGACGACGGCGCGCTGCAGGATCCGCAGGCCGGCCCCTACCGCTTCACCGGCATGCGCCACATCCAGATGCCGACCACCCTGCCGACGCTCGACGAGCTGCTCGGACGCGAGGTGGGCGGCGTCGAGCTCACCACTGGCAATATCGCCGCCCACCTGCTCAAGCTGACGGCCGAGAACCGGCGCGACCACGTGTATACCTTGCACGCAGAACTTGAAGGACAGAAACTCGCCCCCATCTTCGAGCAGCTGTTGTCAGGTTGGAAAGCGCAAGGTTACCAGCTTGCCTCGATGGCGGACTATTATGAGAAGATAAAGCATGACCCGCTGCCCGCGTTTCCGGTCCAGTGGGGCGAGTTACCGGGCCGGTCGGGAGAGCTGATCGTCCTCGATACCAAAATCTAG
- a CDS encoding peroxiredoxin, with translation MAESPSAAPTEPLANFTAAMTGDQTFELNGRPAKYTVLYFYPKDNTPGCTTEAMAFRDHHEEFTALGAAVYGLSRDSLRSHENFKAKLGLPFELISDPEEAVCNQFDVMKMKNMYGKKVRGVERSTFVIDANGKVVKEWRGVKVNDHVAEVLDFLKSQPQELQ, from the coding sequence GTGGCCGAAAGCCCATCCGCAGCACCGACCGAACCCTTGGCCAATTTCACTGCCGCCATGACCGGCGACCAGACCTTCGAGCTGAACGGTCGTCCCGCCAAGTACACGGTGCTGTATTTCTATCCGAAGGACAATACTCCCGGCTGCACCACGGAAGCCATGGCCTTCCGCGACCACCACGAGGAATTCACCGCGCTGGGGGCCGCCGTCTACGGCCTCAGCCGTGACTCGCTGCGCTCCCACGAGAACTTCAAGGCCAAGCTCGGCCTGCCCTTCGAACTGATCTCCGACCCGGAAGAGGCGGTCTGCAATCAGTTCGATGTCATGAAGATGAAAAACATGTACGGTAAGAAAGTACGAGGGGTCGAGCGCAGTACGTTTGTCATTGACGCTAACGGCAAAGTGGTGAAAGAATGGCGTGGCGTGAAAGTCAATGATCACGTCGCGGAAGTGCTGGATTTCCTGAAGAGCCAGCCCCAGGAGCTTCAATAA
- a CDS encoding PhoH family protein, with protein MPLPKIPSKPATILLAKDYPKAEPGKSPVRAAAKAENDPVEDLVSGPAVPAKTTRARKSKAALLAEAPSREETPAAAPATLPAPPREDRSGKNGVGAKLRETDMNEPHPAKHKPVEVNVKSSASRKADSAGKTKMFVLDTNVLMHDPTSLFRFEEHDVYLPMMTLEELDNHKKGMSEVARNARQVSRTLDALIANTDDDAIETGIPLAKLGNKDARGRLYFQTRLNAASLPEGLPAGKADNQILGVVRALEADQSGRAIVLVSKDINMRIKARALGLAAEDYFNDHVLEDTDLLYSGIVQLPDDFWTKHGKNMESWQEIKGGNSTTFYRVTGPFIPSLMVNQFVFFEPKNGEAPFQGQVKQINGKTAVFQTLRDYSHNKNNVWGITARNREQNFALNLLMNPEVDFVTLLGQAGTGKTLLALAAGLAQVLETKVYNEIIVTRVTVPVGEDIGFLPGTEEEKMSPWMGAFDDNLEVLMKGDGDAGDWGRAATQDLIRSRIKIKSLNFMRGRTFVNKFLIIDEAQNLTPKQMKTLVTRAGPGTKILCLGNIAQIDTPYLTEGSSGLTYVVDRFKGWSHGGHVTLARGERSRLADHASDVL; from the coding sequence ATGCCACTACCGAAAATACCGAGCAAGCCCGCTACCATTCTGCTGGCAAAAGATTACCCCAAGGCCGAACCCGGCAAATCGCCTGTCCGCGCAGCCGCGAAGGCGGAGAACGACCCCGTTGAAGACCTGGTGAGCGGTCCGGCCGTCCCGGCCAAGACCACCCGCGCGCGCAAGTCGAAGGCCGCCCTGCTGGCCGAAGCCCCGTCGCGCGAGGAAACGCCGGCAGCCGCTCCGGCGACCCTGCCCGCCCCGCCCCGCGAAGACAGGAGCGGCAAGAACGGCGTTGGCGCGAAGCTGCGCGAGACCGACATGAACGAGCCCCATCCGGCCAAGCACAAGCCGGTCGAGGTCAACGTCAAATCCTCGGCCAGCCGCAAGGCCGACAGCGCAGGCAAGACCAAGATGTTCGTGCTCGACACGAATGTGCTGATGCACGACCCGACCTCGCTGTTCCGCTTCGAGGAACACGACGTCTACCTGCCGATGATGACGCTGGAGGAGCTCGACAACCACAAGAAGGGCATGTCGGAAGTCGCGCGCAACGCCCGCCAGGTGTCGCGCACGCTGGACGCCCTGATCGCCAACACCGACGACGACGCCATCGAGACCGGCATCCCGCTGGCCAAGCTGGGCAACAAGGATGCGCGCGGCCGCCTGTACTTCCAGACCCGCCTGAACGCCGCCAGCCTGCCGGAAGGCCTTCCCGCGGGCAAGGCCGACAACCAGATCCTGGGCGTGGTGCGCGCGCTCGAGGCCGACCAGTCGGGCCGCGCGATCGTGCTGGTGTCGAAGGACATCAACATGCGCATCAAGGCGCGCGCCCTGGGCCTGGCCGCCGAGGACTACTTCAACGACCACGTGCTGGAAGATACCGACCTGCTGTACTCGGGCATCGTCCAGCTGCCGGACGACTTCTGGACCAAGCACGGCAAGAACATGGAGTCCTGGCAGGAGATCAAGGGCGGCAACTCGACCACCTTCTACCGCGTCACCGGCCCCTTCATCCCCTCGCTGATGGTGAACCAGTTCGTGTTCTTCGAGCCGAAGAACGGCGAAGCGCCCTTCCAGGGCCAGGTCAAGCAGATCAACGGCAAGACCGCCGTGTTCCAGACCCTGCGCGACTACAGCCACAACAAGAACAATGTGTGGGGCATCACGGCGCGCAACCGCGAACAGAACTTCGCGCTGAACCTCCTCATGAATCCGGAGGTCGACTTCGTCACCCTGCTCGGCCAGGCCGGCACCGGTAAGACCCTGCTGGCGCTGGCGGCGGGCCTGGCCCAGGTGCTGGAGACCAAGGTCTACAACGAGATCATCGTCACCCGCGTGACGGTGCCGGTGGGCGAGGACATCGGCTTCCTGCCGGGCACCGAGGAAGAGAAGATGTCGCCATGGATGGGCGCCTTCGACGACAACCTCGAAGTGCTGATGAAGGGCGACGGCGACGCCGGCGACTGGGGCCGCGCCGCGACGCAGGACCTGATCCGTTCGCGCATCAAGATCAAGTCGCTGAACTTCATGCGCGGCCGCACCTTCGTGAACAAGTTCCTGATCATCGACGAGGCGCAGAACCTGACGCCCAAGCAGATGAAGACCCTGGTCACGCGCGCCGGTCCGGGCACCAAGATCCTCTGCCTCGGCAACATCGCCCAGATCGACACGCCTTACCTGACCGAAGGCTCGAGCGGCCTGACCTATGTGGTCGACCGCTTCAAGGGCTGGAGCCACGGCGGCCACGTGACGCTGGCGCGCGGCGAACGTTCGCGCCTGGCCGACCACGCGAGCGACGTGCTCTAA